The Papaver somniferum cultivar HN1 unplaced genomic scaffold, ASM357369v1 unplaced-scaffold_107, whole genome shotgun sequence genome includes a region encoding these proteins:
- the LOC113328314 gene encoding F-box protein At5g07610-like, with the protein MDGWLGEKVAPMSGRKQYSYAILEPDGDDDMRVFTRMLSSSSSSGMNFPVDNNSSSLSATKVANNSDILSQILLCLPVKSLLIFKSVSKKWLFLISDPYFANNHSCRKTSFKIPGLFIEKLRRPSGPPDDPEFEFPFIFLNNDNDDDATTGGGGVPLKTLDFVEVPPRNWEGPIAETSLRIEHSCNGLLCCTRITSQMAKEPRIVIHHIYIYNPTTKRYKALPRSPFRDVVKDYWNGVKSVSLAFDPIKSPDHYQVICIWVDIGKFEEHDLYYIEIYYSKTNSWRLSAESPFSARPLSSSRAPGVLWNCFLRPGVFWNGCLHWISIFSTMEDEASVYFDIEQDLVKPLPLPAVPNDDVWNFKYIGECRNHLYLVGLIGSCPDNYSIFEMEKDYSGWNLIYKLDLERIINAYHLDTVTHYNNTMDYYVWVMFLGEAEEKSSTKLVLLINATQLISYDLKEMSYREIYHFDPKTLTMTPGSGSRGYVHQYIPSLACV; encoded by the exons ATGGATGGATGGTTAGGAGAAAAAGTAGCTCCAATGTCAGGTAGAAAACAATACAGTTATGCTATTTTAGAACCAGATGGGGACGACGATATGAGGGTGTTCACAAG GAtgttatcttcttcatcatcatcaggtatgaattttcctgtGGACAATAATTCTTCATCATTATCAGCGACAAAAGTAGCCAACAATTCTGATATTTTATCACAAATTCTATTATGTCTACCTGTGAAATCTCTATTGATCTTCAAATCTGTATCCAAAAAATGGTTATTTTTAATTTCTGACCCATATTTCGCTAACAATCATTCTTGTCGGAAGACCAGCTTTAAAATCCCTGGGTTGTTCATAGAGAAACTAAGACGTCCTTCAGGTCCTCCTGATGATCCAGAATTTGAATTTCCTTTTATCTTCCTTAacaatgataatgatgatgatgctaCTACCGGTGGCGGAGGAGTCCCCctaaaaaccctagattttgtggAAGTGCCTCCGCGAAATTGGGAAGGTCCTATTGCTGAAACTAGCTTAAGAATAGAACATTCTTGTAATGGTCTATTATGTTGCACTAGGATAACATCTCAGATGGCCAAGGAGCCGCGTATCGTAATCCACCACATTTACATTTACAATCCAACCACAAAACGATACAAAGCTCTTCCTCGATCCCCCTTTAGAGATGTCGTCAAAGATTATTGGAATGGAGTTAAAAGTGTATCTTTAGCTTTTGATCCAATCAAGTCTCCAGATCACTATCAGGTTATCTGCATCTGGGTAGATATAGGGAAGTTTGAAGAACATGATCTTTATTATATCGAAATATACTACTCTAAAACAAACTCATGGAGGTTATCTGCGGAGAGTCCTTTTTCAGCACGTCCTCTCAGTTCCTCTAGGGCGCCAGGTGTGTTATGGAACTGTTTCCTTAGGCCAGGTGTGTTTTGGAATGGTTGTTTGCATTGGATCTCGATATTCTCGACCATGGAAGATGAAGCGTCAGTGTATTTTGATATTGAACAAGATTTAGTAAAGCCGCTGCCGTTGCCAGCTGTGCCTAATGATGATGTGTGGAATTTTAAATATATTGGAGAGTGTAGAAATCATTTGTATCTTGTAGGGCTTATTGGatcatgtcctgataattacagCATCTTCGAAATGGAGAAAGATTACAGTGGGTGGAATCTTATATACAAGCTCGACCTAGAAAGAATTATAAATGCATACCACCTAGACACGGTGACGCATTATAACAATACCATGGATTATTATGTGTGGGTAATGTTTCTTGGGGAAGCCGaagagaaatcatcaacaaaattgGTGTTGTTGATAAACGCTACTCAACTTATATCCTACGATCTGAAAGAGATGAGCTATAGGGAGATCTATCATTTCGATCCAAAAACTCTCACCATGACTCCAGGCTCAGGCTCACGGGGTTATGTTCATCAGTACATACCGTCGCTTGCCTGTGTTTGA